One genomic window of Conger conger chromosome 9, fConCon1.1, whole genome shotgun sequence includes the following:
- the LOC133137604 gene encoding cadmium metallothionein-like, whose protein sequence is MRTTIIQPYISSHGHPQPTFVFQRNTTAASAASLNTLKQILFFQHEAAFSNTHNLGAACFCLYTDNTEPCTNSSQHCCNTSTDSSQHCCTTSSQHCCTTSSQHCCTTSSQHCCITSTDSSQHCCTTSSQHCCITSTDSSQHCCTTSSQHRCTTSSQHCCITSTDSSQHCCTTSTDSSQHCCTTSTDSSQHCCTTSSQHCCTTSSQHCCTTSNDRSKHCCTTQNNRKWYFQAYGLCISAP, encoded by the exons ATGAGG ACCACGATAATACAGCCGTATATAAGCTCACACGGACACCCACAACCAACATTTGTCTTTCAGAGAAACACCACAGCAGCTTCTGCAGCCTCACTGAACACCTTGAAGCAGATTCTCTTCTTCCAGCATGAAGCAGCTTTTTCAAACACTCACAATCTTGGCGCTGCTTGCTTCTGCCTTTACACAG ACAACACAGAACCCTGCACAAACAGCAGCCAGCACTGCTGCAACACCAGCACCGACAGCAGCCAGCACTGCTGCACCACCAGCAGCCAGCACTGCTGCACCACCAGCAGCCAGCACTGCTGCACCACCAGCAGCCAGCACTGCTGCATCACCAGCACCGACAGCAGCCAGCACTGCTGCACCACCAGCAGCCAGCACTGCTGCATCACCAGCACCGACAGCAGCCAGCACTGCTGCACCACCAGCAGCCAGCACCGCTGCACCACCAGCAGCCAGCACTGCTGCATCACCAGCACCGACAGCAGCCAGCACTGCTGCACCACCAGCACCGACAGCAGCCAGCACTGCTGCACCACCAGCACCGACAGCAGCCAGCACTGCTGCACCACCAGCAGCCAGCACTGCTGCACCACCAGCAGCCAGCACTGCTGCACCACCAGCAACGACAGAAGCAAGCACTGCTGCACCACCCAAAACAACCGAAAGTGGTACTTCCAAGCTTATGGGCTGTGTATATCTGCTCCTTAG
- the LOC133137422 gene encoding uncharacterized protein LOC133137422 codes for METMRSYALSTCLLLLLAVISGRSSESPESPESPESSESPESPESPESPESPSNSINTTTMAPQNASSDTSSQNVVTPVAAAPEPEFLPIPTQSSPSPNEEPEAPPDVVIPTESPSANQVPAAPQVITNDSSPSSNETTATPEVTPVQLNSTEAPPAPPPQTTVILAGATQLGSFTTILELLFSTLILCLSL; via the exons ATGGAAACAATGAGGAGCTATGCTCTGTCCACctgcctgctcctgctgctTGCAGTCATCTCTGGG AGGAGTTCAGAATCTCCAGAATCTCCAGAATCTCCAGAATCTTCAGAATCTCCAGAATCTCCAGAATCTCCAGAATCTCCAGAATCTCCGTCCAACAGTATAAACACCACCACCATGGCTCCACAGAATGCCAGCTCTGACACATCCTCCCAGAATGTTGTGACCCCAGTTGCTGCTGCCCCCGAGCCTGAATTCCTGCCCATCCCCACCCAAAGCAGCCCTTCACCCAATGAGGAGCCAGAAGCTCCCCCAGATGTGGTCATCCCCACCGAAAGCCCTTCGGCCAATCAGGTGCCAGCTGCTCCTCAAGTCATCACCAACGACAGCAGCCCTTCGTCCAATGAGACAACAGCTACTCCTGAAGTTACCCCTGTTCAGCTCAACAGCACTGAGgccccccctgctcctcccccgcAGACAACGGTCATATTAGCCGGTGCCACCCAGCTGGGCTCTTTCACCACCATCCTGGAACTTCTGTTTTCTACCCtgattctctgtctctccctctga
- the zgc:114119 gene encoding mediator of RNA polymerase II transcription subunit 30-like produces MATPLPPKGPGLTNMPPQQQVHGHPGPGPAQPPIPPQGALREISPVFLCRIGQETVQDIVTRTMEIFQITRATQLPNGVTQSQAVYQDRFGKLQEHLRQLALLFRKLRLLYERCVEMTCGLQEGPTQLVPYIGEGAPPVRVEPCSLAVSQERQEVLEKVREKNQEMKILMDQMRNLLWDVNAMLTLRK; encoded by the exons ATGGCAACTCCCTTGCCCCCAAAGGGCCCTGGTCTCACCAACATGCCCCCCCAGCAGCAGGTCCATGGCCACCCTGGTCCAGGCCCTGCTCAGCCTCCAATCCCCCCTCAGGGGGCCCTCCGGGAGATCTCCCCCGTCTTTCTCTGTCGCATCGGCCAGGAGACTGTGCAGGACATAGTCACGCGAACCATGGAGATCTTTCAGATCACACGTGCAACCCAG TTGCCCAACGGGGTGACGCAGAGCCAGGCGGTGTACCAGGACCGCTTCGGAAAACTGCAGGAGCACCTGCGGCAGCTGGCCCTGCTGTTCCGCAAGCTGCGCCTCCTGTACGAGCGCTGTGTGGAGATGACGTGCGGTCTGCAGGAGGGGCCCACTCAG TTGGTGCCCTACATTGGAGAGGGAGCGCCTCCAGTCCGAGTGGAGCCCTGCAGCTTGGCTGTGAGTCAGGAGAGGCAGGAGGTTCTGGAG AAAGTAAGGGAGAAGAACCAGGAGATGAAAATTCTAATGGACCAGATGCGGAACCTTCTGTGGGATGTCAATGCTATGCTGACCCTAAGGAAGTGA